In one Melospiza melodia melodia isolate bMelMel2 chromosome 5, bMelMel2.pri, whole genome shotgun sequence genomic region, the following are encoded:
- the LOC134418612 gene encoding 16 kDa beta-galactoside-binding lectin, whose product MEKGLVVTQLDVEPGECIKVKGKIQSDAKGFAVNVGKDSSTLMLHFNPRFDCHGDVNTIVCNSKEDGVWGEEDRKADFPFQHGDKIEICISFDEAEATVKLPEAEFKFPNRLGMEKIEYLAVEGDFKVKAIKFS is encoded by the exons ATGGAGAAA GGACTGGTTGTTACTCAGCTGGATGTTGAGCCTGGTGAGTGCATCAAGGTCAAAGGGAAGATCCAGTCTGATGCCAAAGG GTTTGCTGTGAACGTGGGGAAGGACAGCAGCACCCTCATGCTGCATTTCAACCCTCGCTTTGACTGCCACGGGGATGTCAACACCATCGTGTGCAATTCCAAGGAGGATGGCGTGTGGGGGGAGGAGGACAGGAAGGCTGACTTCCCCTTCCAGCATGGTGACAAGATTGAG ATATGCATCTCCTTCGATGAAGCTGAGGCCACGGTGAAGCTGCCCGAGGCAGAGTTCAAGTTCCCAAATCGGCTGGGCATGGAGAAAATTGAATACCTGGCTGTGGAGGGTGACttcaaagtcaaagccattaagTTCAGCTAA
- the SOWAHB gene encoding ankyrin repeat domain-containing protein SOWAHB, which translates to MARELSQEAVLDFLWAAGGRAPNTALLRHFQRFLRDPALTEQQRRERREYFKSLVNSLATVHPAAAPGASKDIVLRRRYRDLLDEELPPPEEQREQEEEKNEPPPPRRNPDGRRGPRGEAAEQGRPGGAGGCSARGRGGPCCECRRARRAAAAAVPAPGPGTPPTPRPPRSRSPPPPPQPPPYRTQPLSSGPWALRPGGTARPRPPAQPSGPGALSPAVPPRSRSPPLPAATGLPSATASRARTPPPPPGPGMPPPYRLPQPRSLPQPATGMPLLKAPRPSASPERRTPAGPIPSPLLPSGSGALSPRDLPPSRSLPLLSAPEVLPLSRSLQALPASPSSSLLLLSGPEALASTRLPPSQSRSLQQLPTRPSPDLPRGSRGLTPKGPTQLQVLRLRPCQSLTLPSGPGILPPTRPPPPQSLPQSATFPSSCRPLQPPLARSPPSQSLLPAQGPAVSQAADSQLPSPLPVFQSIRRQLALSEAQGTPSSAHDDCGRQPRSVLAKSSPRNAASRGPLVPLGQREHAWLVAMSAGCWAQVRGLFLEEPELALQRDFISGFTVLHWLAKHGDGPGLQELAAAARQLGLALDVDARSGCGYTPLHLAAIHGHQLVIKVLVLQLGCQVQVRDGSGRRPWEYLGSSTSGEIWQLLEAPRGTIMFPTQPLARSASSVSKVSPSAGRAALPACLRVQLGRGAVSNQSGSDSD; encoded by the coding sequence ATGGCGCGGGAGCTGAGCCAGGAGGCTGTGCTGGACTTCCTCTGGGCGGCCGGGGGGCGAGCCCCCAACACGGCGCTGCTCCGCCACTTCCAGCGGTTCCTCCGCGACCCGGCGCTGACGGAGCAGCAGCGGCGGGAGCGCCGCGAGTACTTCAAGAGCCTCGTCAACTCCCTGGCCACCGTCcaccccgccgccgcccccggcgcCTCCAAGGACATCGTCCTCCGCCGCAGGTACCGCGACCTCCTCGATGAGGAGCTGCCGCCGCCGGAGGAACAgcgggagcaggaggaggaaaagaacgagccgccgccgccccgacGCAACCCCGACGGGCGGCGCGGCCCCCGCGGGGAGGCGGCGGAGCAGGggcggcccggcggggcggggggctgCTCCGCCCGGGGCCGCGGCGGGCCGTGCTGCGAGTGCCGCCGGGCGCGccgcgctgctgccgccgccgtccccgcgccgggccccgggacaccgcCCACCCCCCGgccgccccgctcccgctccccgccgccccctccGCAGCCGCCCCCGTACCGGACCCAGCCGCTGTCCTCGGGCCCCTGGGCGCTTCGCCCCGGCGGCACAGCGCGCCCCCGGCCCCCTGCGCAGCCGTCGGGTCCTGGGGCGCTGTcccccgcggtgccgccccggtcCCGATCGCCGCCGCTGCCTGCCGCGACCGGGCTGCCCTCTGCCACAGCGTCCCGGGCCCGGACGCCACCGCCGCCACCGGGCCCGGGGATGCCGCCTCCCTACAGGTTGCCTCAGCCCCGATCTTTGCCGCAGCCCGCGACCGGGATGCCCTTGCTGAAGGCTCCACGGCCCTCAGCAAGCCCGGAGAGGCGAACCCCCGCCGGACCCATCCCGTCCCCGCTGCTGCCATCGGGCTCCGGGGCGCTGTCCCCGCGGGACCTGCCCCCTTCCCGATCCTTGCCGCTGCTGTCCGCCCCGGAGGTGCTGCCCCTGTCCCGCTCCCTGCAGgcgctccctgccagcccctcctcATCGCTATTGCTTTTGTCGGGCCCCGAGGCGCTCGCTTCCACCAGGCTGCCCCCATCGCAGTCCaggtccctgcagcagctccccacCAGGCCGTCCCCAGACCTGCCGAGGGGATCCAGGGGGCTGACCCCCAAGGGACCAACCCAACTTCAAGTCCTGAGACTGCGCCCGTGTCAAAGCCTGACACTGCCGTCAGgtcctgggattctgccccccaCCAGGCCCCCCCCACCCCAATCCCTGCCACAGTCCGCCACTTTCCCTTCCTCATGCCGCCCCCTGCAGCCACCCCTTGCCAGGTCACCCCCATCCCAGTCCTTGTTGCCAGcacagggccccgcagtgtcCCAAGCCGCAGACAGCCAGCTCCCATCACCGCTGCCTGTTTTCCAGAGCATCAGGCGCCAGCTCGCTTTGTCGGAGGCGCAGGGCACCCCCTCCTCAGCGCACGATGACTGTGGGCGGCAGCCTCGCTCCGTGCTCGCCAAGAGCTCCCCTAGGAACGCCGCAAGCCGGGGGCCCCTGGTGCCGCTGGGACAGCGGGAGCACGCCTGGCTGGTGGCAATGTCAgcaggctgctgggctcaggtGCGGGGGCTCTTTCTGGAAGAGCCTGAGCTGGCCCTGCAGAGGGACTTCATATCGGGCTTCACGGTCCTTCACTGGCTGGCCAAGCACGGCGACGGGCCGggcctgcaggagctggcagcggCGGCGCGGCAGCTCGGGCTGGCCCTGGACGTGGACGCGCGCTCGGGCTGCGGGTACACGCCGCTGCACCTGGCTGCCATACACGGCCACCAGCTTGTCATCAaggtgctggtgctgcagctgggctgccaGGTGCAGGTGCGGGACGGCAGCGGGCGCCGGCCCTGGGAATACCTGGGCAGCTCCACCTCGGGGGAGATctggcagctcctggaggcaCCCCGCGGCACAATCATGTTCCCCACGCAGCCCCTGGCCCGCAGCGCGTCCTCTGTCAGCAAGGTCTCGCCGTCCGCCGGCAGGGCAGCGCTGCCTGCCTGCCTCAGGGTGCAGCTCGGCCGTGGGGCAGTGTCCAACCAATCCGGCAGCGACAGCGACTGA